The Effusibacillus lacus genome includes the window CCGTTGATTGTACATCCAAACTTCGAAGTATTGCTGCCTGCTTCAGAATCCAGGCTTGGCTGGGAATTAAACCAGTTTGCGGACTTGGCGTTGCCCGACCTGATGCGGATTTACCGCCTTACAAAAGGCAGTGTATCGCGGGGATTCCAAAGCGGTTGGACAGCTGACAGAATGGTTGAATTTCTCGAGCGGTATTCCGGCAGCCCGGTACCAGTCAATGTCAAACGAATGATTGCCAGATGGTGCGATGAACAAACGGCAGACAAGTGACTGCCGTTTGTGCTTTTTTCCCTTAGTTTTCCTCTGTTCACCACGTACGTCCATCCTGTAAAATAAAAAAAAAACTCCCCTATACTTTCATTCTTAAATATCGAATTTTCATTTTGGAGTTCTTCGAAATTTTGTATCACAAAAAGAGGAAATCATCAGTATCCTGCCGAATATAATGTTTCAAAGAATATTCCAAAGATTCCACTATGAAAGTTCTGTAAAGATTCTGTTGCTGTCCATCTCTTCAGGTATATCTTGCAAAGGAGGGAACGGCGGTGGGTGAAGTAATCAACGGTGCGGAGAAAAAATACTTCATAAAGTGGTTCCTGGAAAACTATGAACTGCAAAACCGGGAAGCGGAGTGGCTGTTGCAGTACCTTGCCTCAAATGATCATATACTGGAACGTGTTCATTTTATCGATAACTTCAAAAATCTCCCAAAAACAATTTTAATGTCGACCAAATGTGTTCAGATGACGCCGTTCAAATTTTACAAAAACAGACGTGTCACCTCTGACGTTGAGAAAGCGTTTCTGGATATCCACAACAATCCTCAGGAAGATATTTATATAGGGCTTTTCTTTAAAGATCGAAGTGTATCGCCTGAATATGCGGCGGTGCTGGAAACCAACCCGCAGGAAGAAGCCAGAGAAACGGACGCTTTAGTCAGCCTGCAAGCCGAATTGATTCTGGATACTGCGATTCGGAATTACCAGTTGGCCAAACTCTATGAACAGATTGATCTGGCACTGGACTTGGGAGACAAGAAGCGTTTTCACGAGCTGGCCAATCAATTGAAAGACTTGATTGAACTGGGCTGAGCCCGGTTTTTTTTGTTATAATAGGTGTGATTTGCGCCCGGAATGCGCAAGGTGCCAAAATAATTCTGTTTAACGGTGGTAGATACTGTGAAACTGGAAGGATTGTCTTCGGAAAGATACGCGGAATTAAAGCCGTACGTGGATACTTTGATACAGCCCGTCTGTGCCATAGGCCACAAGGGGGAAGGGGTGCCGCCAGCAGGAGACTGCATGCAAGTCAGACAGGCTGCCATAAGTGTGGAAGAACAACTTTCCGGCAGGGTGTTTCTGCTGCCGGAGATGGTGCACACACAGATGGGGAGTATTGACAGAAGCACCCCGGACGAGTTGCTTGTCGAATACTTGTATCGTCTATTGCTTCCATACAAAGAGGAAGGTATGACCAAAGCGGTGCTTCTTTACGGGACAGGCACTCCCAAACAGGCCATGGAACAAGCGGCCAGCCTCTTGACCGAAAAGGGTTTTGGCATGCTGGCAATTCGGATAGTCCCTGGTGAATCCGGGATCGAATCGGTTGTACGGAAAATTATAAGCCTTTGGAACAGCTAAATATAACAATTTTGTGAACAACATCACTTAGCAATGACGGCGCTTTCAAAAATTGGGTATACTTTAACTAATTCTAAGATCAAAAATCGCGTTTTGTGCCTTGAGAAAAGCAGCACAAGTTTGCTTGACACGCTATAGGGCAGGCTGTAAGATGTATACGTACTAATTCTACGTGTCGAATCGGCTCGAAAACGAGGCAGGGATTTTTGTTCAAAGGCAGGGAGGTTAAGCAGAATGAGTGATGAGAGAAAAGACAAAGACGGACTTTCCCGCCGCCAATTTTTGACATACGCATTGGGCGGTACGGGTGCATTTATGGCGGCAGCCATCGGAGCTCCGTTAATACCTCTGACGATCGACCCGTTGACGAAGGCGGGAAAGGCAAACTACGTTGAGGTTGGCAAGGAATCCGATTTTTCCACGGATTTGCCGAGAAAAGTCGAGTTTACGGTCAACAAGAAAGACGGATGGTATGAAGCGGACGTTAAGATGAGCGCTTGGATCATCAAGCAAGAGGATGGCAAGTGGCTTGCGATGTCTTCCATCTGTACCCATCTTGGTTGTCAGGTGAACGGTTCGGTTGATGAATCGGGCAAATCCATTCCACCGAAGGATGGGGAATGGTTCTTCAAATGTCCCTGCCACGATTCAAAGTTTACCAAGTACGGCGTTCCCAACCCAGGTGCTCCTGCGACACGTCCACTTGACGCATTCGACGTGAAAGTCGAAGGCGGAAAGATCCTGTTGGGACCGATTAGAGAAAGAAAAGCATAGGGACAGGAGGGGTCTCATAGATGTTGAAGAAAACGTACGATTGGATAGACGAACGGTTAGGCGTGACCCCGATCTGGCGCGACATCGCCGATCACGAGGTTCCTGCCCACGTCAACCCTGCCAATAAAATGTCTGCATTCATTTATTGTTTTGGCGGTTTGACATTCCTTATTATCACTACGCAAATTATTTCCGGTATGTTCCTGGCCATGTACTATGTTCCGGACATTATCAATGCGTACAAGTCGGTCAAATATATTACCGATGAGGTTTTGCTGGGGAACATCGTTCGCGGTATGCACTTCTGGGGAGCAAGCCTTGTCATTATCATGATGTTCCTGCACATGCTGCGCGTATTCTTTACGGGATCTTACAAAGCACCCCGCGAATTGAACTGGGTTGTCGGGGTTCTTATCTTTGCTGTGGTAATGGGCTTCGGGTTCACCGGATACCTGTTGCCCTGGGACCAAAAAGCATATTGGGCTACCGCTGTGGGTGCCAAGATTGCAGGCTCTGTTCCTTTTATCGGAAAATACATCCAAACCTTGTTGGTAGGGGGACCGGATTTGGGTGCGTTGACTTTGACCAGATTCTTCGCCATTCACGTGTTCTTCCTGCCTGCAGCCCTTCTGGTACTGTTGGGATTGCATTTCTTCATGATCCGGAAGCAAGGGATTGCAGGTCCGCTATAAAATTTGATATTTTTTCGTGGAAATTAAAGGAGGTAGCTGTGAATGGCTGATCAATCGGGTAAAGAACGAATTCCCGGCGTCCCCCGTTACCGTAAGCCGAAAGACATGCCCACAAACGGGACGGAGCCGTTTTTCCCAAATTTTTTGCTGAAAGAATGGATTGTAGGTTCTGTTTTACTGGTTGCGTTCATTCTCTGGATTGTATTCAATCCGGTTGAGCTTGCAGCTGTAGC containing:
- a CDS encoding ubiquinol-cytochrome c reductase iron-sulfur subunit: MSDERKDKDGLSRRQFLTYALGGTGAFMAAAIGAPLIPLTIDPLTKAGKANYVEVGKESDFSTDLPRKVEFTVNKKDGWYEADVKMSAWIIKQEDGKWLAMSSICTHLGCQVNGSVDESGKSIPPKDGEWFFKCPCHDSKFTKYGVPNPGAPATRPLDAFDVKVEGGKILLGPIRERKA
- a CDS encoding ReoY family proteolytic degradation factor, which encodes MGEVINGAEKKYFIKWFLENYELQNREAEWLLQYLASNDHILERVHFIDNFKNLPKTILMSTKCVQMTPFKFYKNRRVTSDVEKAFLDIHNNPQEDIYIGLFFKDRSVSPEYAAVLETNPQEEARETDALVSLQAELILDTAIRNYQLAKLYEQIDLALDLGDKKRFHELANQLKDLIELG
- a CDS encoding DUF2487 family protein: MKLEGLSSERYAELKPYVDTLIQPVCAIGHKGEGVPPAGDCMQVRQAAISVEEQLSGRVFLLPEMVHTQMGSIDRSTPDELLVEYLYRLLLPYKEEGMTKAVLLYGTGTPKQAMEQAASLLTEKGFGMLAIRIVPGESGIESVVRKIISLWNS
- the qcrB gene encoding menaquinol-cytochrome c reductase cytochrome b subunit, whose protein sequence is MLKKTYDWIDERLGVTPIWRDIADHEVPAHVNPANKMSAFIYCFGGLTFLIITTQIISGMFLAMYYVPDIINAYKSVKYITDEVLLGNIVRGMHFWGASLVIIMMFLHMLRVFFTGSYKAPRELNWVVGVLIFAVVMGFGFTGYLLPWDQKAYWATAVGAKIAGSVPFIGKYIQTLLVGGPDLGALTLTRFFAIHVFFLPAALLVLLGLHFFMIRKQGIAGPL